The following are from one region of the Chloracidobacterium sp. genome:
- a CDS encoding M28 family peptidase, producing MISETTTYLRKCIVLLILAAFLSTGVSAQSRLSTDEKRLTRNIKVSTIKRITTELASDRFEGRGTLQRGGDMSASWIASQMKAMGLKPLGDNGTYLQSMPFVETVFTDETEVSLNGQKLVYGTDWSAPLLLADMSGESQLIFVGHGYVSDELGRNDLKDANLKGKIVVLIDGPPRNYTAEKWKEITDKSSAVPLLLQRGAVGVLLVGNGRELYKHDFIVDQTARRNIATPEKAKERFPLSVMFLGDAAGAKLFAGSGMTIGEAMDDASDLEFQPMELKPNLKVHLRSKQTEANSHNVVGFIEGSDPVLKSEAVVFTAHYDGFGLLNGKIYNGAADNAIGNGEMLAVAEAFSKMKVKPKRSLVFVSTTSEEYGLLGGYYFAKNPKWEITKIAANLNLDGIGTEIMGPIKNMVGFGADYSTLGAIFNEVARSYNITPMEDPIPEQGVFGRSDHYPFVTRGIPALMLVGSPEATKEGFVRRFNEFEETKYHQPTDDVYKDWYWPGAKTVADMMGILGYRVAQATAPPTWITGNKYSGLKRGDSLPEDN from the coding sequence ATGATTTCTGAAACTACTACATACTTGAGAAAGTGCATCGTACTCTTAATTCTCGCGGCATTTCTTTCGACCGGCGTTTCAGCTCAGTCTCGACTTTCAACGGACGAAAAACGGCTGACGAGAAACATAAAGGTTTCGACGATAAAGCGCATTACGACCGAACTCGCGTCTGACCGATTCGAAGGCCGCGGAACGCTCCAACGGGGCGGCGATATGTCCGCCAGCTGGATCGCAAGCCAGATGAAGGCCATGGGCCTGAAGCCGCTCGGCGATAACGGCACATATCTTCAATCGATGCCGTTTGTTGAAACAGTGTTTACCGACGAGACCGAGGTAAGCCTTAATGGCCAGAAATTGGTCTACGGAACGGACTGGAGCGCTCCTCTTCTCCTCGCGGATATGAGCGGCGAGAGCCAACTTATTTTTGTCGGCCACGGGTACGTCTCAGATGAGCTCGGCCGAAATGACCTTAAGGATGCAAATCTAAAGGGTAAGATCGTTGTGCTTATAGACGGTCCGCCGCGAAACTACACAGCAGAAAAATGGAAAGAGATAACGGATAAATCCTCTGCGGTTCCACTTTTGCTCCAGCGTGGGGCCGTCGGAGTGCTTCTCGTGGGCAATGGGCGCGAGCTCTACAAACACGACTTTATTGTTGACCAAACCGCTCGCCGCAATATCGCAACTCCTGAGAAAGCAAAAGAACGGTTTCCTTTGTCGGTGATGTTCCTTGGCGATGCGGCCGGAGCGAAGCTCTTTGCAGGTTCGGGGATGACGATCGGTGAAGCGATGGATGACGCATCAGACCTTGAGTTTCAACCGATGGAACTGAAGCCGAACCTGAAAGTGCATCTGCGGTCAAAGCAGACAGAGGCTAATTCTCACAACGTTGTGGGATTCATCGAAGGCTCTGATCCCGTCCTCAAGAGCGAAGCCGTGGTCTTCACAGCTCACTATGACGGATTCGGGCTGCTAAACGGCAAGATCTATAACGGAGCAGCAGACAACGCGATCGGCAACGGCGAGATGTTGGCCGTCGCAGAGGCATTCTCTAAGATGAAGGTCAAACCAAAACGCTCACTGGTATTCGTGTCGACAACTTCGGAGGAATATGGGCTTCTGGGCGGATACTACTTCGCTAAAAATCCAAAGTGGGAAATTACGAAGATCGCCGCAAACCTGAACCTGGACGGCATCGGCACCGAGATAATGGGTCCAATTAAGAACATGGTTGGGTTTGGTGCTGATTACTCCACGCTTGGGGCCATATTCAATGAGGTCGCCCGCTCATACAACATCACCCCGATGGAAGATCCGATTCCCGAACAAGGTGTATTCGGCCGATCCGATCATTATCCCTTTGTAACGCGCGGTATACCCGCATTGATGCTCGTAGGTTCGCCCGAAGCGACAAAGGAAGGATTTGTTCGCCGATTCAACGAGTTCGAGGAAACCAAATACCACCAACCGACCGATGACGTTTACAAAGATTGGTATTGGCCCGGAGCTAAGACCGTTGCGGACATGATGGGCATACTGGGGTATCGCGTCGCGCAGGCCACTGCCCCTCCGACGTGGATTACCGGAAACAAGTACTCAGGTCTGAAGCGCGGTGACTCGCTCCCTGAAGATAACTAG
- a CDS encoding lipid-binding SYLF domain-containing protein, with translation MKFIRPFLGCTLIMFVGLCFFVTSAAAQKKDAKERAEAAKTAGDATKVLNELMTIPAKSIPQSLLKKAKAIAVFPGVIKAAFIVGGRGGKGLISRRVKGGWSAPALFKLGGGSVGFQIGGSSTDVVMLFMTDDSLKNLLEDRFEIGGEAAAAAGPVGRTVRATTDAQLQAEILSYSRSKGVFAGVSISGAVISPDNDANQILYSLDATELLTGENKVAFNSIPAETAGFHKAITRHAKTVR, from the coding sequence ATGAAATTCATAAGACCATTCCTTGGGTGTACCTTGATCATGTTCGTCGGACTCTGTTTTTTCGTCACTAGTGCTGCAGCCCAGAAAAAGGACGCAAAAGAGCGTGCCGAGGCCGCAAAGACCGCTGGCGATGCGACCAAGGTACTCAACGAATTAATGACGATACCCGCCAAGTCGATACCACAAAGCCTTTTGAAGAAAGCTAAGGCAATCGCCGTCTTCCCCGGGGTTATCAAAGCGGCCTTCATAGTCGGCGGACGAGGTGGAAAGGGATTGATCTCCCGTCGGGTGAAGGGCGGTTGGAGCGCTCCCGCACTGTTCAAGCTCGGTGGCGGGAGTGTTGGGTTTCAGATCGGCGGGTCATCCACGGACGTCGTGATGCTATTCATGACGGACGACAGTCTGAAGAATTTGCTCGAGGATAGATTTGAGATCGGCGGTGAAGCCGCGGCCGCAGCGGGCCCAGTAGGCCGCACGGTTCGGGCGACAACGGACGCGCAGTTACAGGCCGAGATCCTTTCGTACTCGCGAAGTAAAGGAGTATTCGCGGGAGTCTCGATCTCTGGCGCAGTGATCAGTCCGGACAACGATGCAAATCAAATTCTTTATTCGTTAGACGCCACGGAACTTCTGACTGGAGAAAACAAAGTTGCGTTCAATTCGATTCCAGCCGAGACGGCCGGGTTCCATAAAGCTATTACCCGGCATGCAAAGACGGTGCGCTGA
- a CDS encoding DUF3667 domain-containing protein — translation MSSNRAPSNAGHDAAAGKNCLNCETAIDGEFCKVCGQASSAERYSLSSLAQEVYIQLRKIEAAKTARTVWALTVSPGQFVRDYLAGKRVAYINPVRYFFYAFFIEVTVKLAAVSVVPENPLVVQAQGGITIELMNFGLTIVWGLLWSVLYYKADLNLIEYVISAIFFVAQTFILSAALLLVMLPFAVALPSPAVIHASIDLAVYFAYSCIFAYTLFNVRWPILILKQILVAVIFVAIIWILFSKGYYRASKPVSGPLTEQAGPRTLPPVR, via the coding sequence ATGTCGTCCAACAGAGCGCCTTCAAATGCGGGTCACGATGCCGCGGCCGGCAAAAACTGTCTCAACTGCGAAACGGCCATCGACGGGGAGTTCTGTAAGGTTTGCGGTCAAGCGTCTTCTGCCGAACGATACTCTTTAAGTTCGTTAGCTCAAGAGGTCTATATTCAGCTTCGAAAGATCGAGGCGGCAAAAACTGCCCGGACTGTTTGGGCGTTAACGGTTTCTCCCGGACAGTTCGTTCGTGATTATCTTGCCGGCAAAAGGGTCGCGTACATCAATCCTGTTAGGTATTTCTTCTACGCTTTCTTCATTGAAGTAACGGTAAAACTCGCGGCTGTTTCAGTTGTGCCTGAAAATCCCCTCGTTGTGCAGGCTCAGGGAGGAATAACGATCGAACTCATGAACTTCGGACTGACGATCGTCTGGGGTCTACTTTGGTCCGTGCTCTATTACAAAGCAGACTTAAACTTGATCGAATATGTAATTTCCGCGATATTTTTTGTTGCCCAAACATTTATACTTTCCGCAGCGCTGTTGCTAGTCATGCTCCCGTTTGCGGTTGCCCTGCCTTCTCCTGCCGTTATACACGCCTCGATCGACCTCGCGGTCTATTTCGCCTATTCGTGCATCTTTGCCTACACCCTATTCAACGTCCGCTGGCCCATACTAATCCTCAAACAGATCTTGGTGGCGGTAATTTTTGTCGCGATCATCTGGATACTCTTTTCGAAGGGATACTACCGCGCTTCGAAGCCAGTTTCCGGACCCCTGACTGAACAGGCCGGTCCGCGAACGCTACCGCCCGTTCGCTAG